One region of Hoeflea sp. 108 genomic DNA includes:
- a CDS encoding cation diffusion facilitator family transporter produces MIQTETQSSSATVGKSTSAKQRIAKLAFWSIIIGSLVMGLKFLAWQLTGSVALYSDALESIVNVVAAMAAFWAIKVSHKPADMDHQHGHHKAEYFSAVLEGVLIVVAALLILFEVWRSWGHPMDTQQSWLGLGINGTAAVINAVWASMLIRVGRAERSPAMVADGHHIMTDVVTSAGVLIGLVGAIATGWTILDPVLAVIVALNILWQGWHVISSSMDGLMDRAVELDEHMRIRDIISSNSKGAIEVHDLKTRIAGRATFIEFHLVVDADMSVGDSHVICDRIEDALKEEIPSVRVIIHVEPEDEAKLPKGTVAVPFA; encoded by the coding sequence ATGATCCAGACCGAAACCCAGAGTTCGTCAGCCACCGTTGGCAAGTCGACATCGGCCAAGCAGCGCATCGCCAAGCTTGCCTTCTGGTCGATCATCATCGGCTCGCTGGTGATGGGCCTGAAGTTCCTCGCCTGGCAGCTGACCGGCTCGGTGGCGCTCTATTCGGACGCGCTCGAATCCATCGTCAACGTCGTCGCCGCCATGGCCGCCTTCTGGGCGATCAAGGTCAGCCACAAGCCGGCCGACATGGATCACCAGCACGGCCACCACAAGGCCGAATATTTCTCGGCCGTGCTCGAAGGCGTGTTGATCGTCGTCGCCGCCCTGCTCATCCTGTTCGAGGTCTGGCGCAGCTGGGGCCACCCCATGGACACCCAGCAGTCCTGGCTCGGGCTCGGCATCAACGGCACCGCTGCCGTCATCAACGCGGTGTGGGCAAGCATGCTGATCCGTGTCGGCCGCGCCGAGCGTTCGCCGGCCATGGTCGCCGACGGCCATCACATCATGACCGACGTGGTGACATCGGCCGGCGTGCTGATCGGCCTGGTCGGCGCCATCGCCACCGGTTGGACGATCCTCGATCCGGTTCTCGCCGTCATCGTGGCGCTCAACATCCTGTGGCAGGGCTGGCACGTCATCAGCTCGTCCATGGACGGGCTGATGGACCGCGCCGTCGAACTGGACGAGCACATGCGCATCCGCGACATCATCTCGTCCAACTCGAAGGGCGCCATCGAGGTCCACGACCTCAAGACCCGCATTGCCGGCCGCGCCACCTTCATCGAGTTCCATCTCGTGGTCGACGCCGACATGAGCGTGGGCGACAGCCACGTCATCTGCGACCGCATCGAGGACGCGCTGAAGGAAGAGATCCCCTCGGTGCGCGTCATCATCCATGTCGAGCCCGAGGACGAGGCCAAGCTGCCCAAGGGCACGGTCGCGGTGCCGTTCGCGTAA
- a CDS encoding putative quinol monooxygenase — translation MFGLIGKMRAQPGKRDELLDILLASTDAMPGCLSYVIARDPSDADAIWVTEVWDSKDSHKASLQLPAVQAAIKQAMPLIAGFDTSIETEPVGGFGLASV, via the coding sequence ATGTTCGGCCTGATCGGAAAGATGCGGGCGCAGCCCGGCAAGCGCGACGAGCTGCTTGATATCCTGCTCGCCAGCACCGACGCCATGCCGGGTTGCCTGAGCTATGTGATTGCAAGGGATCCTTCGGATGCCGACGCGATCTGGGTCACGGAAGTCTGGGACAGCAAGGACAGCCACAAGGCGTCGCTGCAGCTGCCCGCGGTGCAAGCCGCGATCAAGCAGGCGATGCCGCTGATCGCAGGCTTCGACACCAGCATCGAGACGGAGCCGGTCGGCGGTTTCGGCCTCGCATCGGTCTGA